One window from the genome of Poecilia reticulata strain Guanapo linkage group LG9, Guppy_female_1.0+MT, whole genome shotgun sequence encodes:
- the cabp1a gene encoding calcium-binding protein 1a isoform X4, with protein sequence MGLAESRVCIPPKIRPANLKQRKSSWSYLMPLFSVGMGNCLVWPLRADAERRLRLVLSCEESGYLGPYQDSIVSVTQNCVLVSNILGQTSVFLGKGMAKCRQADRELRPEEMDELRDAFKEFDKDKDGFISCKDLGNCMRTMGYMPTEMELIELSQQINMNLGGHVDFDDFVELMGPKLLAETADMIGIKELKDAFREFDTNGDGAISTTELRDAMRKLLGQQVGLKEVEDILRDVDLNGDGLVDFEEFVRMMSR encoded by the exons ATGGGTCTTGCTGAAAGCAGAGTTTGCATTCCTCCCAAAATCCGTCCTGCAAACCTGAAGCAGAGAAAGTCCTCATGGTCGTACTTAATGCCTCTTTTCTCGGTTGGAATGGGAAACTGCTTAGTGTGGCCTCTCAGAGCG GACGCTGAGAGGAGGCTCAGGCTTGTGCTGTCTTGTGAAGAATCAGGGTATCTCGGGCCGTATCAGGACTCCATTGTTTCCGTGACACAAAACTGCGTTCTCGTGAGCAACATACTGGGACAAACCTCTGTCTTCCTGGGTAAAGGCATGGCAAAGTGCAGGCAGGCT GACAGAGAGCTGCGGCCAGAAGAAATGGATG AGCTGCGAGACGCTTTCAAGGAGTTTGACAAAGACAAAGACGGCTTCATTAGCTGCAAAGACCTGGGGAACTGCATGAGGACCATGGGATACATGCCGACAGAAATGGAGCTGATAGAACTGAGTCAACAGATAAACATGAACC TGGGAGGTCATGTGGACTTTGACGATTTTGTGGAACTAATGGGCCCAAAACTCCTCGCCGAAACGGCAGACATGATTGGGATAAAGGAGTTAAAAGACGCATTCAGAGAG TTTGACACGAATGGGGACGGTGCCATAAGCACCACTGAGCTAAGAGATGCAATGAGGAAGTTATTGGGCCAACAA gTAGGCCTTAAAGAGGTAGAAGATATCCTAAGGGATGTGGACTTAAACGGTGACGGACTTGTTGACTTTGAAG agTTTGTACGAATGATGTCTCGCTAA
- the cabp1a gene encoding calcium-binding protein 1a isoform X3, producing MGLAESRVCIPPKIRPANLKQRKSSWSYLMPLFSVGMGNCLVWPLRAMLQDAERRLRLVLSCEESGYLGPYQDSIVSVTQNCVLVSNILGQTSVFLGKGMAKCRQADRELRPEEMDELRDAFKEFDKDKDGFISCKDLGNCMRTMGYMPTEMELIELSQQINMNLGGHVDFDDFVELMGPKLLAETADMIGIKELKDAFREFDTNGDGAISTTELRDAMRKLLGQQVGLKEVEDILRDVDLNGDGLVDFEEFVRMMSR from the exons ATGGGTCTTGCTGAAAGCAGAGTTTGCATTCCTCCCAAAATCCGTCCTGCAAACCTGAAGCAGAGAAAGTCCTCATGGTCGTACTTAATGCCTCTTTTCTCGGTTGGAATGGGAAACTGCTTAGTGTGGCCTCTCAGAGCG ATGCTCCAGGACGCTGAGAGGAGGCTCAGGCTTGTGCTGTCTTGTGAAGAATCAGGGTATCTCGGGCCGTATCAGGACTCCATTGTTTCCGTGACACAAAACTGCGTTCTCGTGAGCAACATACTGGGACAAACCTCTGTCTTCCTGGGTAAAGGCATGGCAAAGTGCAGGCAGGCT GACAGAGAGCTGCGGCCAGAAGAAATGGATG AGCTGCGAGACGCTTTCAAGGAGTTTGACAAAGACAAAGACGGCTTCATTAGCTGCAAAGACCTGGGGAACTGCATGAGGACCATGGGATACATGCCGACAGAAATGGAGCTGATAGAACTGAGTCAACAGATAAACATGAACC TGGGAGGTCATGTGGACTTTGACGATTTTGTGGAACTAATGGGCCCAAAACTCCTCGCCGAAACGGCAGACATGATTGGGATAAAGGAGTTAAAAGACGCATTCAGAGAG TTTGACACGAATGGGGACGGTGCCATAAGCACCACTGAGCTAAGAGATGCAATGAGGAAGTTATTGGGCCAACAA gTAGGCCTTAAAGAGGTAGAAGATATCCTAAGGGATGTGGACTTAAACGGTGACGGACTTGTTGACTTTGAAG agTTTGTACGAATGATGTCTCGCTAA